A window of the Podospora bellae-mahoneyi strain CBS 112042 chromosome 6, whole genome shotgun sequence genome harbors these coding sequences:
- a CDS encoding hypothetical protein (COG:C; COG:H; EggNog:ENOG503PC2I) — translation MARLICGPPETNWQPGAPRVSSQLPPELTNDIGLYPPSKVPGTPRCVHDKHRASTASPCSDYPILHNMSPPASTKVDLLIVGAGPAGLALANWFRGSNIKVLIVDKKPGPTPRGQAEGLKSTTNEIFDSYGIGPQVTAESWRLEEIACWGPRKDGGEGIVREQVIPDRVAELGKPRETMLQQSRVEHHMLHNILSHDNIEIRYSTAPISVDVDTSCVHEADTFPVSVSLEKVTTNTNTTIGDTTNGTNYHATNGHHINGQNGHQPDEHDAPSDKISAKYIVGCDGARSWLRKQLDVSMEGDLTDSVFGVVDMVPKSNFPDIRRVCYLRAASGTILLVPRSNKEVRMYIPVESGTALPDPKDLTFGRVMDAARKIIAPYTMEVGSVSWWSAYRVRQRVGNHFSRLNERAFLVGDAVHTHSPKAGQGMNTSIQDAYNLGWKLRLTLKGKVRSSGARQDLLRTYESERRPVALDLIAFDKGFLKLFAAPSAQFDTEILQALKFTTGLSIRYPPSCAVQLPKGIEQLGPSLLKADLVPGKRLPDFRVVYQADGVPTWMHKRLSATGQFRVMIFAGDISDSTASKRLHDVGKYLGESKSLKHVVMPQSEQEPLVEVLVVHCAERDLVDLLALPEVYRPWSDESGYDFWRVFADVESVHDGHGRAYERLEIDRQVGCTVVVRPDGYIGAVLEVDDVEGVERYFEGMNVS, via the exons ATGGCCCGCTTGATCTGCGGCCCGCCAGAAACTAATTGGCAACCGGGGGCTCCGCGGGTCTCATCGCAGCTACCGCCCGAATTGACCAATGATATCGGTCTATACCCACCCTCCAAAGTCCCCGGAACACCGCGGTGCGTCCATGATAAACATCGCGCATCGACAGCAAGCCCGTGTTCTGATTATCCGATACTGCACAACATGTCtcctcccgcctccaccaaagTCGACCTGCTCATCGTCGGCGCTGGGCCTGCAGG CTTGGCATTGGCAAACTGGTTCCGTGGCTCCAACATCAAGGTGCTTATTGTCGACAAGAAGCCAGGCCCAACACCTCGTGGACAAGCAGAGGGTCTCAAGAGTACGACCAACGAGATCTTTGACTCTTACGGTATTGGACCTCAAGTCACGGCCGAATCATGGAGGCTCGAGGAAATTGCCTGTTGGGGCCCACGCAAAGATGGAGGTGAAGGCATTGTCAGAGAACAAGTCATTCCAGACAGAGTCGCTGAACTTGGCAAGCCTCGGGAGACGATGCTCCAGCAGT CACGAGTTGAGCACCACATGCTTCACAATATACTCTCTCATGATAATATTGAGATTCGGTACAGCACGGCTCCAATCTCTGTTGACGTTGACACATCTTGTGTCCATGAAGCAGATACATTTCCCGTGTCTGTCTCCCTAGAAAAGGTTACTACCAACACAAATACTACTATTGGGGACACTACTAAC GGGACTAACTACCATGCCACAAATGGGCACCATATCAACGGGCAGAATGGACATCAACCAGATGAACATGACGCTCCCTCGGATAAGATCTCGGCCAAGTACATCGTCGGCTGTGATGGTGCCCGCAGCTGGCTCCGCAAGCAGCTCGACGTCTCTATGGAAGGAGATCTGACAGACTCGGTCTTTGGTGTGGTAGATATGGTCCCCAAGTCCAACTTCCCAGATATTCGAAGGGTCTGCTATCTACGCGCCGCATCTGGCACCATCCTCCTGGTACCTCGCAGCAACAAGGAGGTTAGGATGTACATCCCCGTGGAGAGCGGCACAGCCCTCCCTGACCCCAAGGACCTGACTTTCGGCCGTGTCATGGATGCCGCTCGCAAGATCATTGCTCCTTATACAATGGAAGTTGGTTCTGTCTCGTGGTGGTCAGCATACCGGGTGCGCCAGCGGGTGGGCAATCACTTCTCTCGGCTTAATGAGCGGGCTTTCctggttggtgatgctgttcACACGCACTCGCCCAAAGCGGGTCAGGGCATGAACACGTCGATTCAAGACGCGTACAACCTTGGTTGGAAGCTTAGACTTACTCTCAAAGGAAAAGTCCGTTCCTCTGGCGCACGGCAGGACCTTCTCAGGACGTATGAGTCTGAACGACGTCCAGTGGCACTGGACCTCATTGCGTTCGACAAGGGTTTCTTGAAACTGTTTGCAGCTCCGTCTGCACAGTTTGATACTGAAATACTACAGGCCTTGAAGTTCACGACTGGGTTGTCGATTCGTTACCCACCTTCTTGTGCTGTGCAGTTGCCCAAGGGTATCGAGCAGCTGGGACCCAGCCTCCTCAAGGCAGACCTGGTGCCGGGAAAGAGGCTTCCCGACTTCAGAGTGGTATATCAAGCTGATGGGGTGCCAACTTGGATGCACAAGAGATTGAGTGCCACGGGGCAGTTCAGAGTCATGATTTTCGCTGGCGACATCTCGGACTCTACTGCGTCCAAGAGGTTACATGACGTGGGCAAGTATTTGGGGGAGAGCAAGTCTCTGAAGCATGTCGTGATGCCTCAGTCGGAACAAGAGCCATTGGTGGAGGTCTTGGTTGTACATTGTGCTGAGCGGGATCTGGTGGATCTTTTGGCACTGCCGGAAGTGTACCGCCCTTGGAGCGACGAGAGCGGGTATGATTTTTGGAGGGTGTTCGCTGATGTGGAGAGCGTGCATGATGGTCATGGCAGAGCATATGAGAGGCTTGAGATTGACCGACAGGTTGGCTgtacggtggtggtgaggcctGATGGGTATATTGGTGCCgttttggaggttgatgatgtggagGGCGTGGAGAGATATTTTGAGGGGATGAATGTATCATGA
- a CDS encoding hypothetical protein (EggNog:ENOG503P51G; COG:S) gives MATSVTSTMTRPLDKHTLRHSHDLPLPKGPDVLDIRSSQESLLHNLDSKILEGLSQAQGFKSFPSLLLWGEKGQVLYDDVLEAPEYYPYRVEDELLQQRVDDIARTVASTGTDMLIELGAGNMTKTAQFLSAIDNYISSPLVYYALDVDQALLERSIVALKRRVTFRHIEVRGLFGTYDDGANWLASPEIAAYRRTLMFLGSSIGNDEQDAAVRFLSSFTQAPETGVPQNVAGFLLAVDGCQDAAKIEAAYDVPGGYSRRWVKQALEYARELLGEGIDRAEVDRIFDDNNWQFEGRWLPERQRYQTYLTTTCSLTATIRGQTITLEEGERLPIISSGKWTRETVDGVSLKAGLSIEKSWKNPEFDYNIYWLQPSLKRVDSGIVIIDELEPEGHDQVRHRNE, from the exons atGGCCACTTCAGTCACATCCACCATGACCCGTCCCCTGGACAAACACACTCTAAGACACTCGCACGACCTTCCACTTCCCAAAGGCCCCGACGTTCTCGATATTCGCTCCTCTCAGGAATCACTGCTACATAACTTGGACTCCAAGATTCTTGAAGGCCTCAGCCAAGCACAAGGGTTCAAGTCCTTTCCTTCCCTGCTTTTGTGGGGAGAGAAGGGTCAAGTCTTGTACGACGATGTTCTGGAAGCTCCGGAGTATTACCCATACCGAGTAGAAGATGAACTTTTGCAGCAACGGGTCGACGACATTGCCAGAACAGTGGCTTCCACAGGTACCGACATGCTCATCGAGCTGGGAGCAGGCAACATGACCAAGACAGCTCAATTTCTATCAGCTATCGACAATTACATCAGCTCTCCACTCGTTTACTACGCCCTCGACGTAGACCAGGCCTTGTTGGAACGGTCTATTGTTGCCTTGAAAAGGCGTGTCACGTTTCGGCATATCGAAGTCCGTGGTCTCTTCGGGACTTACGACGACGGAGCAAACTGGCTCGCCAGTCCCGAGATTGCCGCCTATCGGAGGACACTCATGTTTCTCGGAAGCAGCATCGGGAATGACGAGCAGGATGCTGCTGTCCGGTTCCTGAGCTCATTTACCCAAGCTCCTGAGACAGGTGTTCCCCAGAATGTGGCGGGCTTTCTACTGGCGGTTGATGGATGCCAAGATGCGGCAAAAATCGAGGCTGCTTACGATGTGCCAGGCGGGTATTCCCGCCGGTGGGTGAAACAAGCGCTGGAGTATGCACGGGAGCTATTGGGTGAGGGCATCGATAGGGCTGAGGTTGACCGTATTTTTGATGACAACAATTGGCAGTTTGAGGGAAGATGGTTACCTGAGCGTCAACGATACCAGACATATCTCACCACGACGTGCTCTCTCACGGCAACAATTAGGGGACAAACCATCAccttggaggaaggggagagatTACCAATCATCAGCAGTGGCAAGTGGACAAGGGAGACGGTGGATGGGGTATCTCTGAAGGCCGGTCTCAGCATCGAGAAGTCTTGGAAGAATCCTGAGTTTGATTACA ACATTTATTGGCTGCAGCCAAGCCTCAAGAGGGTGGACAGTGGAATTGTCATTATTGATGAGCTCGAACCGGAGGGACATGATCAAGTGCGTCACCGCAACGAGTGA